A genomic window from Planococcus rifietoensis includes:
- a CDS encoding ABC transporter permease: MSFLEILYFIVPSAIFYAAPLILVAIGGVFSERSGVVNIGLEGLMVIGAFVGILFNLLFADTFGGMTPWLALIAAMVAALLLSLLHAVASISFRADQVVSGVAINLLAIALALYLVKSIFDKGQTDFISERFARYNVPVLSEIPVIGPLFFTSVYNTSFFAIGVAILAWFVIYKTPFGLRLRAVGEHPMAADTMGINVARMRYVAVMISGALAGIGGAIYAQTITGDFGHATINGQGFMALAAMIFGKWHPLGAMGAALFFGFAQSLSIVGSSIPYIQEIPNVFLLILPYVLTIFALAGFIGRANAPKANGKPYIKGQR, from the coding sequence ATGAGCTTTTTGGAAATCCTATATTTCATCGTCCCTTCGGCAATTTTCTATGCAGCGCCGCTTATTCTTGTCGCAATCGGCGGGGTGTTCTCTGAACGCTCAGGTGTCGTCAACATCGGCCTTGAGGGCTTGATGGTCATCGGCGCATTTGTGGGAATTTTGTTCAACTTGCTGTTTGCCGATACATTCGGCGGCATGACCCCGTGGCTGGCATTGATCGCAGCGATGGTCGCAGCGCTTTTGTTGTCGCTGCTGCACGCTGTTGCATCGATTTCATTCCGCGCAGACCAAGTCGTTTCAGGTGTCGCCATCAACTTATTGGCGATTGCACTGGCCCTTTACTTGGTGAAGAGCATTTTCGATAAAGGCCAGACGGATTTCATCAGCGAACGCTTTGCACGCTATAACGTGCCGGTGTTATCTGAGATCCCTGTCATCGGTCCATTATTCTTCACATCGGTTTACAACACCTCATTCTTTGCAATCGGTGTGGCAATCCTGGCATGGTTTGTCATCTACAAGACGCCGTTCGGCTTGCGTTTGCGCGCGGTCGGCGAGCATCCGATGGCAGCTGATACAATGGGGATCAACGTTGCGAGAATGCGCTATGTTGCAGTCATGATTTCTGGGGCTCTTGCGGGAATCGGCGGTGCGATCTACGCACAGACGATTACTGGCGACTTCGGTCATGCAACAATCAACGGCCAAGGATTCATGGCACTTGCTGCGATGATTTTCGGGAAATGGCATCCGCTCGGTGCGATGGGCGCTGCTTTGTTCTTCGGCTTCGCACAATCCTTGAGCATCGTCGGTTCTTCGATTCCATATATTCAAGAAATTCCAAACGTCTTCTTGTTGATCTTGCCATATGTCTTGACGATCTTCGCGCTAGCTGGCTTTATCGGCCGCGCCAATGCTCCGAAAGCGAACGGCAAACCGTATATCAAAGGACAGCGTTAA
- the yfmF gene encoding EF-P 5-aminopentanol modification-associated protein YfmF, which yields MFETKKIAQGVHVHVHETTQFKTINFSIRFKDRLTVKNASERAILANVLQHSNEMYPSHTALRMVLDDLYGTSLYIDSTKRGDDHIVNLNVETVNDQYLSDKGVLEKVMNLMYVVLFKPNFENGQFKESIFKREQESIVQRIESVFDDKTRYAQQRMMELGLPGHPASITSNGSIDQVKQVTNESLVAAYHHMLENNEVEIYVVGDVSPELISSHIRDYFHFADRKQLPEKTQSQLQPPEQSRVLEYEDMKQGKLHMMFFTPVTFRDEDFPVMQLMNGVFGGYAHSKLFANIREKESMAYYVSSSYASQFGLMFVLAGIDRKLEEKAVSLILGQLDEIKQGHITDTELEQTKALLTNQLKEALDSARGQIDIYDQYMELSEDFEPAYLIGRWESVTKEQIAQAANNMSLQMTYFLSGKEEASDE from the coding sequence ATGTTTGAAACAAAGAAGATCGCACAAGGCGTCCATGTCCACGTACATGAAACGACGCAATTCAAGACCATAAATTTCTCGATTCGCTTCAAGGACCGGCTCACCGTGAAAAATGCTTCCGAGCGCGCAATCCTGGCGAATGTTTTGCAGCACAGCAATGAAATGTACCCATCCCATACAGCACTGCGCATGGTGCTTGATGATTTATACGGAACGTCATTATACATAGATTCCACCAAACGCGGAGACGACCATATCGTCAATTTGAATGTTGAAACTGTCAATGACCAATATCTATCGGATAAAGGCGTTCTTGAAAAAGTAATGAATTTGATGTATGTCGTCTTGTTCAAGCCGAATTTTGAAAATGGCCAGTTCAAGGAGAGCATTTTCAAGCGCGAACAGGAATCCATCGTCCAGCGGATTGAATCGGTATTTGACGACAAAACCCGCTACGCTCAGCAGCGCATGATGGAACTTGGGCTTCCGGGACATCCGGCTTCGATCACTTCGAACGGTTCGATCGATCAAGTCAAGCAAGTGACCAATGAATCGCTTGTCGCTGCATATCATCACATGCTGGAAAATAATGAAGTGGAGATTTACGTAGTGGGAGATGTTTCACCGGAATTGATTTCATCTCATATCCGTGATTACTTCCATTTTGCCGACCGCAAGCAGCTTCCTGAAAAAACGCAAAGCCAATTGCAGCCGCCCGAACAGTCCCGCGTGCTGGAATACGAGGACATGAAACAAGGAAAACTGCATATGATGTTCTTCACGCCGGTCACCTTCCGCGATGAGGACTTCCCGGTCATGCAATTGATGAACGGTGTTTTCGGTGGATATGCGCATTCAAAATTGTTCGCGAATATCCGTGAGAAGGAGAGCATGGCGTATTACGTCTCGAGTTCCTATGCATCGCAGTTCGGCTTGATGTTTGTCCTTGCCGGGATTGACCGCAAGCTGGAAGAAAAAGCGGTTTCGCTGATCCTGGGCCAATTGGATGAAATCAAGCAAGGACATATTACCGATACCGAGTTGGAGCAGACGAAAGCATTGCTTACCAATCAGTTAAAAGAAGCGCTCGATTCGGCAAGAGGCCAAATCGACATTTACGATCAATACATGGAACTCTCGGAAGACTTCGAGCCTGCCTATTTGATTGGAAGATGGGAAAGTGTAACAAAAGAGCAGATTGCGCAAGCAGCAAACAATATGAGTTTGCAAATGACGTATTTCTTGTCTGGCAAGGAGGAAGCAAGCGATGAATAA